Part of the Maridesulfovibrio sp. genome, TCTTACTTATTAATTTGATATGGAGTTTTTTATGTCCTGCAAGAAATTAAAGATGATTTGTTTTTCCCCCACCCGGACCACCCGCCGTATTCTGGATGCCATTGCCGAAGGCGTTGGCGCCGAGCATTTAGAGGTAGTCGATGTTACCCGTGCGGACCGCGTGCCAGAAACTTGCGACTGTGCTGATAATGATCTGGTGATAATCGGTGCTCCGGTCTACGGCGGCCGCATTCCGCTTACTGCCGTGGAACGTTTTAAGGCATTGAAGTCCTGTGGCAGTTCTGTTGTTCCCGTGGTGGTTTACGGTAACCGGGCTTATGAGGATGCGCTCATTGAGCTTGCCGATATTGCCACAGAAGCCGGATTCAAGACCCTTGCCGGAGCTGCATTCATTGGTGAACATTCTTTTTCCAATGATAAGACTCCCATCGCAGTCAGCCGTC contains:
- a CDS encoding 4Fe-4S binding protein — encoded protein: MSCKKLKMICFSPTRTTRRILDAIAEGVGAEHLEVVDVTRADRVPETCDCADNDLVIIGAPVYGGRIPLTAVERFKALKSCGSSVVPVVVYGNRAYEDALIELADIATEAGFKTLAGAAFIGEHSFSNDKTPIAVSRPDEDDLGKAREFGKSLVAKLADGSLFAEDVDIPGNRPYKERSPKASAAPISNNDCQLCGACERVCPTAAISVGSLVENDPDKCIFCCACVKVCTFEARKLEVPRLLEVSQWLADNFSERREPEVFI